CCGATCACCTCGATCCTCACCTGCCCGGGCAGGGCCGCCTCCACCGCCTCCGCCGCCCGTGCAACGGCGTCGCGCGGGACGTGCACCCGCAGCGCAGTCCCCTGCCGCGCGGAAGTCTGGTCGCCGCCGATCACCTCGGCCACCGTCCCCTGGGCCACGATCCGACCGTCGTTCAGGATGATGACGTCATCGCAGACGTTCTCGATCTCGGACAGGAGATGGCTGCACAGCACGATTCCCGTCTTGCGCTCCCGGGCGATGCGCTGGATGAGATCGAGCAGCTCCTCTTGACCGAGAGGGTCGAGCCCGAGGGTCGGCTCATCGAGGAAGACGACGACGGGGTCGTTGACAAGGGCGCGCGCGATCCCGATCCGCTGTCGCATTCCGTGGCTATAGGTGCCGATCAGCGACCCGCCACGGCGCTGCATGCCGACGTCGTCGAGCAGCCTGATCGCCTGGGCCTTTGCGTCGGCGGTCGCCCACCCGTTCAACTGGCCGAAGAAGATCAGGTACTCCAGGCCGGTCATGTGCTTCGGGAACCCGAGATTCTCCGGCAGGACGCCGATCCGCCGCCGGATCATCGACGGACGATCCGACGTGATCCCGTCGACCACGAAATGGCCGGACTCGGGCTCCAGCATCGTCGTGAGGATCCGTATCGACGTCGTCTTGCCGGCGCCGTTGGGACCCAGGAACCCCAGGATCCGGCCTGCCTTCAACGAGAAGGTCAAGCCTTGCAGTGCATGTCTCGCACCGTAGGACTTGCACAGCTCGTGGGCGACGAGCACG
This is a stretch of genomic DNA from Gaiellales bacterium. It encodes these proteins:
- a CDS encoding ABC transporter ATP-binding protein, which translates into the protein MTFSLKAGRILGFLGPNGAGKTTSIRILTTMLEPESGHFVVDGITSDRPSMIRRRIGVLPENLGFPKHMTGLEYLIFFGQLNGWATADAKAQAIRLLDDVGMQRRGGSLIGTYSHGMRQRIGIARALVNDPVVVFLDEPTLGLDPLGQEELLDLIQRIARERKTGIVLCSHLLSEIENVCDDVIILNDGRIVAQGTVAEVIGGDQTSARQGTALRVHVPRDAVARAAEAVEAALPGQVRIEVIGEADGGWLRIELVDPVADEDSRARLINNDILGAIIRIDVPVLRFEVEGGRLQDVFLNLTGSTIG